A window of the Planococcus citri chromosome 4, ihPlaCitr1.1, whole genome shotgun sequence genome harbors these coding sequences:
- the LOC135845757 gene encoding uncharacterized protein LOC135845757 isoform X1 has product MLLGKIALLFFSYTRIAICNSNAVPKLPYDFHQLTSKSYYVDKSELLYTFFSEREDWMRCGVQFWYYISCPRGFGKTTNLQMIRNFAEIQVDFMGNRIPKQNTTAYSIFKNMKIAKIPRFIEAHLAEYPVIYLDFNFTPEDLVNETTCVDALFKKIQQCYQQYDWLKPSVRNLTLGTIMHKILHDQYDRNIVRRSIHDLSAILHEYFAKEVVLLIDDFDSAARMAMKTSRVDVKILYFLIHEVLDKAHHFTSFVHHAIITGVTGLNFKSIVYDHRIVERCAFLDDHRFSVHFGFDDHEVGVILDKYNCSEIERNNLTNYYKGYKVLGLDRRIYNPLSISQYFISKEQNVSENELLKGYWIVDEELDFILNFSTGQDSLFRRKIWGLVNWGAFRASWPIKEYPPRMLHRFIKLRDSHYQDIEEDDPKGFLAYFFERGFLSHAEGRNVFELPNMEIKREFMNRFQNDTFINTMPYEPDLVRKVRSVIESDESSALGSGDDYELYDDEEESEHREEERHLDVRITKKQYEEITRRRKKIARAQFIKEDARVK; this is encoded by the exons ATGCTCTTGGGAAAGATTGCACTCCTATTTTTCAGTTATACTCGTATAGCCATTTGCAACTCCAATGCTGTGCCCAAGCTCCCTTACGACTTCCATCAATTAACCTCAAAGTCCTACTACGTCGATAAGAGCGAACTCTTGTATACCTTCTTCAGCGAACGCGAAGACTGGATGCGATGCGGCGTACAATTCTGGTACTACATCAGTTGTCCTCGAGGTTTCGGGAAAACCACCAATCTACAAATGATTCGAAATTTCGCCGAAATCCAGGTCGATTTCATGGGTAATCGAATCCCTAAACAGAACACCACAGCTTACTCTATTTTCAAGAATATGAAAATCGCCAAGATCCCCAGATTCATCGAAGCTCACTTGGCCGAGTACCCGGTAATCTATTTAGATTTCAATTTCACTCCTGAAGATCTCGTTAATGAGACAACCTGCGTGGAtgctttgttcaaaaaaattcaacaatgttATCAGCAATACGATTGGTTGAAACCGAGTGTTAGGAATTTGACATTGGGAACGATTATGCATAAAATCCTTCACGACCAATACGACAGGAATATTGTACGTAGAAGTATCCACGATTTATCCGCCATCTTGCACGAGTATTTCGCCAAAGAAGTCGTCCTGCTAATAGATGATTTCGATAGCGCTGCCAGAATGGCGATGAAAACGTCTCGAgtcgatgtgaaaattttatactttcTAATTCACGAGGTTCTCGATAAAGCTCATCACTTCACGAGCTTCGTTCATCACGCTATTATCACCGGAGTAACCggattgaatttcaaatcgatcGTGTACGATCATCGAATCGTCGAAAGATGCGCCTTTCTGGACGATCATCGTTTCAGCGTTCATTTTGGTTTCGACGATCACGAAGTCGGTGTCATTTTGGATAAATACAATTGcagcgaaatcgaaagaaaCAATTTGACGAATTATTACAAAGGGTACAAAGTCTTAGGACTGGATCGAAGAATCTATAATCCTTTATCAATCAGTCAATATTTCATCTCGAAAGAACAAAATGTGTCTGAGAACGAGCTCTTGAAAGGATACTGGATCGTTGACGAAGAATTAGACTTTATATTGAATTTCTCCACGGGCCAAGATTCTTTATTCCGGCGCAAGATATGGGGGTTGGTTAATTGGGGTGCTTTCAGAGCAAGCTGGCCGATAAAGGAATACCCTCCGAGAATGCTGCACCGATTTATCAAGCTGAGAGATTCCCATTACCAAGATATAGAGGAAGATGATCCGAAAGGATTCCTGGCGTATTTCTTCGAACGAGGTTTCCTCAGCCATGCTGAGGGTCGGAATGTCTTTGAGTTACCTAATATGGAGATTAAACGAGAATTTATGAACAGGTTCCAAAATGATACGTTCATCAACACCATGCCTTATGAGCCAGATCTTGTTAGAAAAGTTAGATCTGTGATTGAATCTGACGAGTCATCAGCACTGGGTTCTGGAGACGACTACGAATTGTACGATGATGAAGAAGAAAGCGAGCATCGAGAAGAAGAAAGACATTTAGATGTtagaataacaaaaaaacaatacgaGGAAATAACCCGCCGACGTAAAAAAATCGCTAGAG CTCAATTTATCAAAGAAGATGCACGAGTGAAATAG
- the LOC135845757 gene encoding uncharacterized protein LOC135845757 isoform X2, whose product MLLGKIALLFFSYTRIAICNSNAVPKLPYDFHQLTSKSYYVDKSELLYTFFSEREDWMRCGVQFWYYISCPRGFGKTTNLQMIRNFAEIQVDFMGNRIPKQNTTAYSIFKNMKIAKIPRFIEAHLAEYPVIYLDFNFTPEDLVNETTCVDALFKKIQQCYQQYDWLKPSVRNLTLGTIMHKILHDQYDRNIVRRSIHDLSAILHEYFAKEVVLLIDDFDSAARMAMKTSRVDVKILYFLIHEVLDKAHHFTSFVHHAIITGVTGLNFKSIVYDHRIVERCAFLDDHRFSVHFGFDDHEVGVILDKYNCSEIERNNLTNYYKGYKVLGLDRRIYNPLSISQYFISKEQNVSENELLKGYWIVDEELDFILNFSTGQDSLFRRKIWGLVNWGAFRASWPIKEYPPRMLHRFIKLRDSHYQDIEEDDPKGFLAYFFERGFLSHAEGRNVFELPNMEIKREFMNRFQNDTFINTMPYEPDLVRKVRSVIESDESSALGSGDDYELYDDEEESEHREEERHLDVRITKKQYEEITRRRKKIARAFTTPWSRRG is encoded by the exons ATGCTCTTGGGAAAGATTGCACTCCTATTTTTCAGTTATACTCGTATAGCCATTTGCAACTCCAATGCTGTGCCCAAGCTCCCTTACGACTTCCATCAATTAACCTCAAAGTCCTACTACGTCGATAAGAGCGAACTCTTGTATACCTTCTTCAGCGAACGCGAAGACTGGATGCGATGCGGCGTACAATTCTGGTACTACATCAGTTGTCCTCGAGGTTTCGGGAAAACCACCAATCTACAAATGATTCGAAATTTCGCCGAAATCCAGGTCGATTTCATGGGTAATCGAATCCCTAAACAGAACACCACAGCTTACTCTATTTTCAAGAATATGAAAATCGCCAAGATCCCCAGATTCATCGAAGCTCACTTGGCCGAGTACCCGGTAATCTATTTAGATTTCAATTTCACTCCTGAAGATCTCGTTAATGAGACAACCTGCGTGGAtgctttgttcaaaaaaattcaacaatgttATCAGCAATACGATTGGTTGAAACCGAGTGTTAGGAATTTGACATTGGGAACGATTATGCATAAAATCCTTCACGACCAATACGACAGGAATATTGTACGTAGAAGTATCCACGATTTATCCGCCATCTTGCACGAGTATTTCGCCAAAGAAGTCGTCCTGCTAATAGATGATTTCGATAGCGCTGCCAGAATGGCGATGAAAACGTCTCGAgtcgatgtgaaaattttatactttcTAATTCACGAGGTTCTCGATAAAGCTCATCACTTCACGAGCTTCGTTCATCACGCTATTATCACCGGAGTAACCggattgaatttcaaatcgatcGTGTACGATCATCGAATCGTCGAAAGATGCGCCTTTCTGGACGATCATCGTTTCAGCGTTCATTTTGGTTTCGACGATCACGAAGTCGGTGTCATTTTGGATAAATACAATTGcagcgaaatcgaaagaaaCAATTTGACGAATTATTACAAAGGGTACAAAGTCTTAGGACTGGATCGAAGAATCTATAATCCTTTATCAATCAGTCAATATTTCATCTCGAAAGAACAAAATGTGTCTGAGAACGAGCTCTTGAAAGGATACTGGATCGTTGACGAAGAATTAGACTTTATATTGAATTTCTCCACGGGCCAAGATTCTTTATTCCGGCGCAAGATATGGGGGTTGGTTAATTGGGGTGCTTTCAGAGCAAGCTGGCCGATAAAGGAATACCCTCCGAGAATGCTGCACCGATTTATCAAGCTGAGAGATTCCCATTACCAAGATATAGAGGAAGATGATCCGAAAGGATTCCTGGCGTATTTCTTCGAACGAGGTTTCCTCAGCCATGCTGAGGGTCGGAATGTCTTTGAGTTACCTAATATGGAGATTAAACGAGAATTTATGAACAGGTTCCAAAATGATACGTTCATCAACACCATGCCTTATGAGCCAGATCTTGTTAGAAAAGTTAGATCTGTGATTGAATCTGACGAGTCATCAGCACTGGGTTCTGGAGACGACTACGAATTGTACGATGATGAAGAAGAAAGCGAGCATCGAGAAGAAGAAAGACATTTAGATGTtagaataacaaaaaaacaatacgaGGAAATAACCCGCCGACGTAAAAAAATCGCTAGAG cgtTCACAACTCCTTGGAGTAGGAGAGGATGA
- the LOC135845757 gene encoding uncharacterized protein LOC135845757 isoform X3: MLLGKIALLFFSYTRIAICNSNAVPKLPYDFHQLTSKSYYVDKSELLYTFFSEREDWMRCGVQFWYYISCPRGFGKTTNLQMIRNFAEIQVDFMGNRIPKQNTTAYSIFKNMKIAKIPRFIEAHLAEYPVIYLDFNFTPEDLVNETTCVDALFKKIQQCYQQYDWLKPSVRNLTLGTIMHKILHDQYDRNIVRRSIHDLSAILHEYFAKEVVLLIDDFDSAARMAMKTSRVDVKILYFLIHEVLDKAHHFTSFVHHAIITGVTGLNFKSIVYDHRIVERCAFLDDHRFSVHFGFDDHEVGVILDKYNCSEIERNNLTNYYKGYKVLGLDRRIYNPLSISQYFISKEQNVSENELLKGYWIVDEELDFILNFSTGQDSLFRRKIWGLVNWGAFRASWPIKEYPPRMLHRFIKLRDSHYQDIEEDDPKGFLAYFFERGFLSHAEGRNVFELPNMEIKREFMNRFQNDTFINTMPYEPDLVRKVRSVIESDESSALGSGDDYELYDDEEESEHREEERHLDVRITKKQYEEITRRRKKIARGPKRCRIW, from the coding sequence ATGCTCTTGGGAAAGATTGCACTCCTATTTTTCAGTTATACTCGTATAGCCATTTGCAACTCCAATGCTGTGCCCAAGCTCCCTTACGACTTCCATCAATTAACCTCAAAGTCCTACTACGTCGATAAGAGCGAACTCTTGTATACCTTCTTCAGCGAACGCGAAGACTGGATGCGATGCGGCGTACAATTCTGGTACTACATCAGTTGTCCTCGAGGTTTCGGGAAAACCACCAATCTACAAATGATTCGAAATTTCGCCGAAATCCAGGTCGATTTCATGGGTAATCGAATCCCTAAACAGAACACCACAGCTTACTCTATTTTCAAGAATATGAAAATCGCCAAGATCCCCAGATTCATCGAAGCTCACTTGGCCGAGTACCCGGTAATCTATTTAGATTTCAATTTCACTCCTGAAGATCTCGTTAATGAGACAACCTGCGTGGAtgctttgttcaaaaaaattcaacaatgttATCAGCAATACGATTGGTTGAAACCGAGTGTTAGGAATTTGACATTGGGAACGATTATGCATAAAATCCTTCACGACCAATACGACAGGAATATTGTACGTAGAAGTATCCACGATTTATCCGCCATCTTGCACGAGTATTTCGCCAAAGAAGTCGTCCTGCTAATAGATGATTTCGATAGCGCTGCCAGAATGGCGATGAAAACGTCTCGAgtcgatgtgaaaattttatactttcTAATTCACGAGGTTCTCGATAAAGCTCATCACTTCACGAGCTTCGTTCATCACGCTATTATCACCGGAGTAACCggattgaatttcaaatcgatcGTGTACGATCATCGAATCGTCGAAAGATGCGCCTTTCTGGACGATCATCGTTTCAGCGTTCATTTTGGTTTCGACGATCACGAAGTCGGTGTCATTTTGGATAAATACAATTGcagcgaaatcgaaagaaaCAATTTGACGAATTATTACAAAGGGTACAAAGTCTTAGGACTGGATCGAAGAATCTATAATCCTTTATCAATCAGTCAATATTTCATCTCGAAAGAACAAAATGTGTCTGAGAACGAGCTCTTGAAAGGATACTGGATCGTTGACGAAGAATTAGACTTTATATTGAATTTCTCCACGGGCCAAGATTCTTTATTCCGGCGCAAGATATGGGGGTTGGTTAATTGGGGTGCTTTCAGAGCAAGCTGGCCGATAAAGGAATACCCTCCGAGAATGCTGCACCGATTTATCAAGCTGAGAGATTCCCATTACCAAGATATAGAGGAAGATGATCCGAAAGGATTCCTGGCGTATTTCTTCGAACGAGGTTTCCTCAGCCATGCTGAGGGTCGGAATGTCTTTGAGTTACCTAATATGGAGATTAAACGAGAATTTATGAACAGGTTCCAAAATGATACGTTCATCAACACCATGCCTTATGAGCCAGATCTTGTTAGAAAAGTTAGATCTGTGATTGAATCTGACGAGTCATCAGCACTGGGTTCTGGAGACGACTACGAATTGTACGATGATGAAGAAGAAAGCGAGCATCGAGAAGAAGAAAGACATTTAGATGTtagaataacaaaaaaacaatacgaGGAAATAACCCGCCGACGTAAAAAAATCGCTAGAG